CCACTATCCTCAGGGAGGGCCACTACAGGGTCGTCGAGTTGAAGCCGGCCTTTGGCATAGACCCCTCAAAGGTCGAGACTTCCTTCGGTGGAAACGCCACTCTCTCGGAGGGAAGGACAGGAAACGGGACGATTATCGTTGCATCCTCCGAAAACGAGACTCTTGAAGCGCCGGAGATCGCGGTAAGTCCAAGGGAGCTTTACACGGGAGGGACGGTGGGGATAGCAACCTCGGAGCCATGCCTCCTGACGTGGAAGCTCGGGAACCTCAGTGGGGAAGGAACCACCGTGCCAACCGAGAACCTCCAACCGGGGGACTACACGCTGAGCGTGACCTGCACCTATGGGAACCTCACCGGGAGGAAGGAGTTCTCCATAAGGCTCCTCAAGAGGCCACTCATTAAGAGAAAAGCATCGGGAGATGTAGTCTCCGGAAGAGAGGGCGAGTGGATAAGGGTCATAACCAACACAGACTTATACAGGCTCTACTTCGTTCCAGCATCGAACGTGAGCGGCACGGTGGTGGTTCGCCAGATCCCTGGCGGGGTAGAGAACTACCTCACCTACGCCCTCTTCAACGTGACACACCCGGTCGGCTGGTCCCTCGAGAACGTCACGCTCCGCTTCCGCGTCTCCAAGGAGTGGATGAGGGAGAACAACGCGAGTCCCGATAACGTTCTCCTCCTCCGCTGGGAAGGTGAATGGGTGGAGTACCAGCCGGAGTTCGAGTACGAGGACTTTGGATACACCTACTACAGGGTCAGCGTTCCGGGATTGTCCCTCTTCGCGGTGGCTGAAAAGATCGAGGCTCCCTCACCAGGAATCAACGAGACGACCGAAACGGAAACGACGACTCCAAGTCCAACGGAGACCACATCAAGCTCTCCATCACCGCCGAGCGCTTCAGGAAGAAGCAACCTCCCATACTACGCATTAGCAATAGCGGTGCTGATGCTTATCGGACTTTACCTCTACCGGAAGCGGTGAGTCCTTCTTTTTCCTTTTTGCTTCCTTTGCTCCTAAAGCACCCCTGCAGTTCTAAGGGCCTCCCTGATGTCTTCAAGGGCCTTTTCGTCGAGGGAGAGCGACGGAAGCCTCGGTCTGTCCACACTTAGACCCCGCATCTCCATTGCAGCCTTTATCGCGCTTATCTGGTTGTACCTCTTTACGACAACCTCGTTGACGAGGTTCACCCTCAGCTGAAGCTCCCTCGCCTTTTCGTGGTTTTCCTCCTTGAATGCCCGCCAGAGTTCGGCGCAGAGCTCCGGTGCGACGTTGGCAACTGCCACAACAGCCCCGTGGGCGCCGAGAACCCACGAGGGATACATAACGTCGGCCGTTCCAGCGAGAATTGTAAATCTGTCCCCGAGCCTCCTGACCAGCTCGCATATCCTCCCCATGTTAGAGCCGGAGTCCTTGATGCCGACGATGTTGGAATGCTCCTCTGCAAGGCGCTCGATGACCTCAATGGGAATGTTCAGGCCGGCAAATTTTGGAACGTTGTAGAGGAGGATTTTTCCGTCGAGTTCGTCAGCGAGCGTTGAGTAGTGGGCGAAGAGCTCATCTGGAGACGGCTTGAAGTAGTAGGGCGGGCCTACGAGGAGGACATCAACTCCGAGGTCGAGGAGTGCCTTTCCGAGCCTTAGAACTTCTCTCGTCGAGTTCTCGGTTGCTCCAGCGATTACCGGAATCTTTGATGGGGCTTCCTCTCTGACTATCTCAACGACCCTCAGCTTTTCCTCGAAGCTAAGATAGGGAAACTCCCCGTTGCTCCCGAGGGAGACGAGGCCGTTCAGGCCAGAGCTGATGAAGTAGTGAACGATCTCCCTGAGAACAGGCTCGTTAATGTTTTCGTCTCCGTCAAAGGGCGTTACATGGGGAACGAAGACTCCTTCCAGCATAGGCATCGGGTAGAGTAGGAGCGGGAGGTTAAACGCTTTTCGCGGGGAAAGGCTTAAATAGTTATTGCCCGAGTATAATACCATGCCAATAACTTTCATCGACAGGGAGAAAGAGCTCACATTCATGGAGTCCCTCTGGAATAGGGATAACTCCTTCCTACCGATCTACGGCAGGAGGAGGGTTGGAAAGACCCGCCTGGTGAAGGAGTTCATCGGGGGAAAGCCCTCGGTCTATTACCTCGCCAGGAACAGCACCTACCGCGACAACCTGCTGGAGTTCTCAAGGGTCGTCCTTGAGAGATACCCAAGCCCATACCTCACTCCATCCTCTTTCTCAAGCTTCGCCGACGTCTTCAAATACCTGAGCGAGAGGGGGAAACTCGTCGTGGTCATCGATGAGTTCCCCTACCTCATTCAGTCAGATAAGAGGGTTCTGAGCGAGTTTCAGTACATAGTGGACGAGGTCGTTAGGAGCTCGAAGATGCACCTCATCCTCGTCGGTTCGAGCGTTGGAATGATGGAGGAGCACGTTTTGAGCCAGAAGAGCCCGCTCTACGGGCGGAGGGACGGGCAGATAAGGCTCCAGCCGCTGGACTTCTTCAGCTCCTGGAAGCTGTTAGGTGTTGACGTGGAGGAGGTCGTGAAGATATACGGGGTAACCGGGGGAATCCCCGCCTACCTCCTCCTCTTCAAGAGGTTTGAGGACGTTAAGGATGTCTCCTTCACAAAGCGGGGCTTCCTCTACGCTGAGGGGGACTTTCTCCTGTCGAGCGAGCTGAGGGAGCCGAGGGTTTACAAGCTGATCCTCAAGGCCGTGGCTGAAGGAAGGAGGCGCTTCAACGAGATAAGCAACTTCACCGGAATCCCGCGCTCGAACCTCTTCAAGTACGTGGAAGTCCTTGAGAGGCTTGGCTTTCTCAGGCGGGAGGTTCCAGTAACTGCTTCACCAAAGACCAAGAACACGCGTTATGCCATAGCCGACAACTACATGGCCTTCTACTTCCGCTTCGTCGAGCGTTATAGAAACGAGGTCGAGCTTGAGAGCCTGGACTTTTGGGGGGAGTTCCTTGAGGATTACAACCGCTACCTTGGGGGGGTGTTTGAGGGAGTTTCCAAGGAGTTTCTCCTGGGGCTTAACAAGGCTGAAAAGCTTCCATTCAGATTCACCAAGATTGGGAGGTGGTGGCACAAAGAGGAGGAGATTGACCTCGTTGCCTTGAACGAGCGGGAAAGGAAGGCGTTGTTCGTCGAGGTCAAGTGGAAGGAGCTGAGCGAAAGGGAATCGCGGGGGATTTTGAGAGACTTGGAGAGGAAAGCGGAGATGGTCGGACTTAATGGATGGAGTAAAGAATACGGGTTGATTGCCAAGAGGCTCGAAGGAAAAGAAAATCTCAGGGAAGAAGGCTTTTTGGCCTGGGATTTGAGAGACTTCGGGGAAGCGGCCCAGTGAGATTGGCTCCCTAGGTCGTTCAAAAACGTTTTTTAGGAAGGGAGAGTAGATGAATTGAGTGGGGATTAGCACCGGATGAAATACCTGAAATATCGATAAATGCAGGTCCGTGAGGGGGAGTAAAAATGCTCATAGAGCCGACCAAATACAGAGATGACCCAAAAAAGGTGGAAGTCCTTAGGAAATTCTTTACGATCAGCGAAGGGGCCGCGAAGATGTGGGGGCAACTTCTCGAATATACCCACCCAGAAGGGAGAAAGGCACTCGAAAAATACAAGGAAATTGAAAAAAAACGCGGATTTGGGGCAGCATCAATTGTTGGAACACCTGTTGTAAAGCACGACATCGCATCTGCCACAAAGCTGACGCTCTGGTTTAAGATCTTTGCAGAGGCGGCAGCAAGCGTGCTGGACGCTGATCCGCATGATATACTCAACATCTTGCTATGGGAAGATGTGGATAAACGTCTCCTACAGTGGAAGCACAACAGCGAAGATCCGCTTGGAACCAACTGGGATGCTATTAAAACGGCGCTCAAGGAGAGTGAAGATGCCGAAGAGCTTCTAGGAAGAAAGGTAACGGATGAGGACCTGAAAAAATTGGAAGAAATTGCAAAGGTCACGGCAAAACTCGTGGATGCGTGGGTACCAGACGATGAAGAAAGGGCAAAGGCATGGCTGGACTTTGGGAAAAACTATGACGACCTAAAGGAGTTCATAGAAGAATGGGCAAAAGACCCTGAGAAGACGTTCCAGTACTTGGAAGAACTGCGGGAGGTGCTGCACAAGCACATAAAGAAGAAGGGGCTCCAGCCTGTGGGGAGCACGACACCAGAGATAGAAGATAACCTGAGCGAAATAAGGGCCATGCTCGAGGAAGTCATCAAGAGAGTGGACGAGATGGAGAGGAGGATAGAGGCCATAGAGAAGGCTCTAAAGGACGAACGCGGGTGAAGTATTTCGAGCCAAAACCCCGAAGAGAGAAAAGATATGGGGTTACTCAATAAACCAGCCCAAAGAGGAACAGCGGGACTCTGCCTTTCCCCGTGACGAGGCCATCAACCGCTATGTAGTCAGGTCTCTGGTAGCGGCCCTTTCCTTCTCCGCCAACCTCGACGACCCACTCCCCAACTCTGAAGTCGGCCGTTTTCTCCCCCCTCTTGCCCTTGAGATAACAGAGACCGTAGTGACGCAGATGGTTGACGAAGAACTCCTCCCTCAGTGCTCCTCTGTGCACTTCAAATCCCTTCCTCGCGAAGAACTCCCTCAGGGGAACTGTTAGGTAGAGTTTGGGTTCCTTCCTCGGACTCTCGCATGAGTTTAAGGAAATCAGAAGGCCGGCCCTTGAGAGGTCTTCCACGAGCCGTATGGCCATATTCTTGGAAACTTCGAGGGCCCTGGCTATCCGTGAGTAGTTGGCCTCGAATGGGGCGGACCTTGCGATGATGTAGAGGAGTTTGAAGGCGTCTGTTTCGTATTTCACACTCACCTCACGCAGCGCGGAGAGGTCTTCGAGGATGACCTTTCTGAGGGAGTTGTCGAGGGCGTCGTAAAAGCCGCTCCTCGGATAGAGCACGCCACCCTCTCGCATGTACTCCCTCCAGAGGGGGTAAAGTTCAGCGTACATATTTGTCAGGTCAAAAGCTTTTGAGAGGACTTCTTTTAGAGTGTAGCTGGGAACGTCAAGGCTTCTCTTTATGTTGAGCCACTCTCTGAATGAAGCCGGAGGGAGTTCCTTCAGAACAACTCTCCTTGAGAGATCCGCCCCGAAGTGAACCAGATCTATCGCGGATGAACCCGAAAAGAACACTCTAACCTCGTGCTCATCGTAGAGGCTTTTCAGGTCATCGGCCCAGTTTGGCTTCCTGTGAATCTCGTCCACGAACACGTTCCTGTACCCCATCTCGGCCAGGGCTTTAACAATCTCGTAGAGAGAGAAGGGCTTTATTAGGGTCGAATCGGCGGAAAAGTAAACGCTTCTCTCAGTTTCGTTGGCAAGCTGAAGCAAGAGAACTGTTTTTCCGACGCCGCGAATGCCTTTAACGCCGACGTAGTACTCCTCATCGATGGACTTGAGCTCTTCAAAGAGGAAGCGTTTCCTGGGAAACTTTCTTGCCCATGCCATCACCCGTCTGCTGGTAGCGATGAGTGAGGTGAGTATCCTCTCGTCCATGTTCTGAAGTTGATGCCCATATCTTATAAAGATTGTCCTTACGTAAGGACAATATGCACTCAATTCGTTCTTGTAAAAGGACGAAATGACAACTCAAAACCTTGGCCACAGAAGTATGTGCTTCATCTAGTTAGGACCACTTTTGTCCACGGTAGAACTCCCCGAAAAGCTCAACCTCCTGGACATAGCTCCTCCTCAGCTTTAACGCCGTGTAGGCCCTCTCCAACTCCCTGCCGAGATAAAAGGCGTGCCTTGGATCTATCTCAAAGTGCTCAAGGATGGTATCGATTATGGCGTTCGGTTCGTCTCCGACTATCGTGAGGACAGCCTCCGTCCTGCGGTGGGCGTTCACCCATATTCTGCCCTCCTTCACCCAGATGCGGAAGTAAACCGGCTCAAGCTCAACGATCTTTTCTCTGGCCTCAACGATCTCCTCCGCAGGCTCAAAGTGCCACTCCGCTTCCCTCTTCTCCTTGAGAATGAGAAGGTCAAAGCCGAGGTCTTTGGGAATATCGAAAAGGTTCATGTCAGCTGCCCTTCTCAGCTCCCTGACTGAGCCTTTCGCCTTTGCGCTGACCTCAGTGGTGAGGAGAAGATTTATGGAAAGCTCCCTTGCGATTCCAGCGAGGAGGGCGTTCATCCCAACGCTGTCGGCGTCGTAAAGCTCAACCACGTTACCGACTCCAGCTAGGAGAACATCCTCCGGGTTCCTCTCCCGGTAGAGCTGGAAAGCCGTTACCGAGCGAGCTAAGTGGGGAACGTGCTCGAGGATTAAGTCCGGGATGATGGTCTCATAGCCAAGGTCAATGGCTTTCTCTTTGAGCTTCTCAAGGAACGCGACCCTTTCAGAGGGTTTGGTAGGAAAGTATCCCTCTTTCTGATTCGTCGGGATTAGGACAACGGGCTTTTCAGTTACTAGACCCTCAAGGTTGCCCTCATCTACGCTGAGAAAGAGGTCTGCGTAATCCAGCGCTCTCTCGATTTCGGACGTGTTAAGTGAATCAAAGCTGATAGGGACGTCGAAGCCTTCTTCCCTTAACCTCTCGCGTATCTCAGGGATTTCTTCAACAAAGTCGAGGTTTGTCTCCCCTGCCACCATTCCGATGTCGATTATGTCAGCACCTTCACGGAGGTAGTAGAGGGCCTTCTCCAGGGTTTTCTCGACGCCCAGCTTGGGGGCATCAACCACCTCCCCTAAAATCCTCGCTGGGAAGTCTCTTCCGACTGGCAGGTTTCCAATGAGAACGTTCCAGGGCTTCTTCAGGGCCTTCTCGATGTAGTTCCTGTTCCTCGTCCTGTTCCTGATGTCCTCAACCCTCTTGAGCGCATCAACAGAGAAGAGGTCATCGGCAGGAACTTCCTTGCTCAGCTTGAAGCCTTTTTCTAAGGCCTTCAAGACCTGCGGTAGATCCATCGCGTTCCTCGGCCCTTTGAAGGCTGGAATCCCGAGTTCGTCTTCGATAAGCTGGGCGGAGCCCCTAACGAGGCCTGGGATGAGGATAAGGTCGTAGGCATCACTCTTTATTCCAGCTTTTTTCAGGTATCTCGCAATCAGCTCTGGAGTCAGAAAAGCTGCCACACTAACGGGTGTCACAAAGACGTCGCAGCCCTTACCGTACTTCCTCACGAGGGGTTCGGCGAGTCTGCCGGTTACGAGGAGAATTCTTCTGGGTTTCTCCATGAATGAGGGTTGGAAGGATGGCTTTTAGGGGTTGCGGTATCGGGCGAAAGGTTTTTGTTCCACCGGGAGAAATCAACTAAAGGTGGTAATATGGAGGCCCGCGATAAGCCCGTTGGAATCGTGTTCGGTGAATCGACCACTGACCACTTCACCTTTATAGTGAACCCGAAGAACGAGCTTCCGCGCTTTGGGGAGTTCCTGATAGCGAGAAACAGGGACGGCGACGAGGTTCTGGCTCTTCTAAAGTCGATAAGGAACATAAACTGGCTGATGGATGCAGGGAGGGGGAGCTACGACTATGTTGAGAAGACGGTGAACGTTTTCTCAAAGGGTGTCCTTGACAAGAGCGAGGCCATACTCGCGACGGCGAAGGTCCTCGGGGTTCTGAGGAGGAGTGATGGAGAGTTCTTAGCGAAGCCCGCTCCCAACCGCGTTCCGATAAAGCCGGGGGAGAAGGTCTACCTTGCTAGGGACGAGGATCTGGAGAGGATCTTCTCCCAGGGTCATGTAAAGCTCGGCAGGCTCATAGCGAGGGATAACGTGGAGGTAAACCTCGACGCTAACAAACTGGTTTCGAGGCACTTTGCGGTTTTAGCTGTTACCGGCGCCGGAAAGTCCAACACCATAGCGGTTCTCACGAAGGAGCTTGTGAGCAACGTCAACGCCACCGTAGTCATCCTCGACCCCCACGGTGAATACCAGAGGCTCAGCTGGCCCGGAGCAAGGGTGAACCCGATAAAGGCCACGATAGACCCGGGCAGGATAAGGCTCAGCGAGTTCGCCACCCTTCTTGGGATAGCTGAGAACGCCAGCCTGCAGAGGCGCTTCCTCGGCCTCGTCTACAGAACCGTTCGGGAGGAGATGAGGAGGAAGGGGAAGGTCGTCGGCGGGATGGACTTCATCCACGAGATGGAGGAAAAGATAGAGGAGTGGATACGGATTTACGAGAACTCGGAGAGCAAAGAAGAGAGGGTCATCTACTACTATGACGACAAAGGGATAAAGGTGCCCAGAAAGATACAGCAGAGGGACCTGGAGGCGCTGATAAGGCTTAAGGACTACCTGGGCGAGCTTCGTGCCAACTTCGGCGAGTTCATAAGCCCCGTCAACGTCCTCAGCGAGATAAGGCCCGGAATGGTGAACGTCATAGACCTGAGCGGCATGGAAGAGGAGCAGATGATTACCCTGGCGAGCTTCGTTCTCAGGGGAATTCTCAAGAACAGGATAGACTACGTGAAGGGAGTGAGAACCAACGACAGGAACCTCGTGCGTGAGGTTTCGGAGAGATATCCGGCTTTAACCAAGCCCGTCCTGGTAATAGTCGAGGAGGCCCACATCTTTGCCCCAAGGGGCGAGAAAAATCAGGCGACGCTCTGGCTCGGCAAGATAGCTCGCGAGGGGAGAAAGTTCGGCGTCGGTCTCGGCATCGTCTCCCAGAGGCCGAAGAAACTCGACGACGACATACTTAGCCAGACGAACACCAAGATAATCCTAAAGCTCGTCGAACCCAACGACCAGCGCTACGTCCAGCAGGCGAGCGAGCAGATAAGCGAGGACTTGCTGGGCGACATAGCCTCACTCGGAGTGGGTGAAGCGGTCATAGTCGGCTACGCGATAACGATTCCGGCGATGGTGAAGATATACAGCTTCGAGAAGGACATGAACGGCCACTACGGCGGCGGGGACATCGACATCGTAGGAGAATGGCTCGAAGGGAGAGAGGACGAGGAAGAGGTAACCGAGGAGGAGGCCATAGCGGAGCTCCCGCTGTGAGGTGTCTCTATGAAGTTCGCTCATATAGCTGACGTCCACCTTGGGAGGGAGCAGTTCAACCAGCCCTTCAGGTACGACGACTACCTCAAGGTCTTCCGTGAGGCGATTGAGAGGGCAGTAAAGGAGAGGGTTGACTTCATACTCATCGCTGGAGACCTCTTCCACGTGAGCAGGCCCTCACCGAGGACGATACGCGACGCGATAGAGGTCCTGGAGCTCCCGAGGCAGAAGGGAATCCCCGTTTTCGCGATAGAGGGCAACCACGACAAGACTATAAGGGAGACATCAGTCTTCGACCTGCTTGAGCACCTAGGACTGCTCCACACCGTTGGGCTGAGGAGGGAGCCAGGTAAAGGGGAATTTATCAAGAGCAAGAGGCTCTCGGAAAACCGCTACCTCGTCTGGGGACAGGTTGGGGACGTTGAGATACACGGGCTGAGGCACCACACGCGCTGGCAGCTCATAAGGAACGACGGTGCCGTCAACGTCCTCAAGGCGCTCTTCAAGGGCAGGAAAGGGATTCTGATGCTCCACCAGGCGGTTGACTACCTTGCCAAGGATACCCCATACCAGGACGCCTTCGACCTCAAGCTGAGCGAGCTTCCCGATGGTTTCTCCTACTACGCCCTCGGCCACATACACGTTCATCGCGTTGCTGAACCGTCACAAACTGGCTTAAGCGGGCCGATAGTTTATCCCGGCTCGCTGGAGAGGACGGAGGTGAGGGAGGCCAGCCACATAATCCGCTACTCCTCTAGGGACAAAAAGCCGAAGATTATGGAGAGTCGCGACGGGCCGAAGGGGTTCTACATCGTGGAGGACTTCCAGCCGGAGTTCGTTGAGGTGGATGCGAGACCCTTCTACTCCGTTAGGGTCGAAGGAAACAGCAAATCCGAGCTGAGGAAGAAGGTTGAAGAGGCTGCCTCGCTCATCCCGAAGGATGCTATAGCGGTCGTAACGCTTGAGGGGACGATAAAGGGTGGAGTGAGCCTAGCGGAGTTCAACGACCTCCTTAAAGATTATGGATTAAGGTACTATACCTTCCGGAGCAGGGTTGTTGGAGAGGCGGTGATATCAAAGGAGAAGCTGAGCGAGGAAGAGCTGTTCACCGACTGGGAGCGGGAGCTTCTAATCCATCTCCGCGTTCCACCCAAGGAGTTCTCAGAGGGCCTCACAGAGTTCGTCTCCTGGCTGATGGAGAGGTACGAGAAGGGCATCCCTGAGAGCACTCCAAAGAAAGTCCCTGAAGCTCAGAAAGAAGAGGAAAAGGCAGAACCTGTAAAAACTGGGAGGAAAGAAGCTGGGAAGCCAAAGACTGAGAAGAAGCCCGTGAAGAGAGAGGAATCCCAGAATAAAGAAAAAGAAAAGCCAAAACCCAATGAAGACAAAGCTCTCAAAAAGCCAAAACCGATTCCCAAACCCAAAAACCCGTCGAGCCTCGACGCCTGGCTGAGGAGGGGTAGGCCGTGAGGATTAGGAGGATAAAGATCAGAAACTTCAGGGCGCACGAGAAGAGCGAGGTCGAGTTCAACGATGGCATAAACCTGCTGATAGGGCAGAACGGGGCTGGAAAGAGTTCGATCCTCGAGGCGATATTCGCGGCGCTCTACATGGGGCATCCGAGCTTTCCGAGGGGCTACCTCCAGGCGAACACACGCGTCAACGCGAAGGGCGGCATAGGTCTAACCCTTGAGTTCGAGCACGATGGGAAGAGCTACAAAATCCACAGGGACACTAAGAAGAGCGAGCTGATTGAAGATGGCGCTCTGATAGCGGAGAAAAGCTCGGACATAGCGCGCTGGGTGGAGAAGAACGTCTACCCGATACAGGTCTTCACGAACGCCCTCTACATAAGGCAGGGCGAGATTGAGGGTATAATCACGAACCGCGAGATAATGGAGAAGGTTCTGAGGAAGGTTCTGGGCATAGAAGACTACGAGAACGCCGAGAAGAACGCCGCGGATGTGATAAGGGAGCTGAAGAGGAAGAAGGAGTACCTCAAAAAGCTCATCGAGAGGAAGGCCGAGGTCGAGGAGAACCTCCGCGAGGCCGAGAAGCGCTTCTCCGAGACGCTGAGGAGGATAAGCGAGCTGCGCGAGAGGGAGAGGAAACTCCAGAGGGAGTTCGAGGAGGCCGGGAAGGAGTACTCAAGGCTCAAAGGGCTGAAAGAGGAGCTGGATAAGCTGGAGAAGGAGAAGGCCGTCATTGAGCAGAGGATAAAGGCCGAGAAGGGAAGGATAGAGGATTACGAGAGCCATATCTCCGATCTAAAGAAGGAGATAGAGGAGCTTGAGGGAAAACTTTCCCGCCTGAAGGAGCTTGAACCGCTGGAGAAGGAATACCTAAAGCTGAAGTCGCTCCTATCGCTCAAAGACGAACTCTCGAAGCTCAATCTCTCGGAGGCGAAGCTGACCGAGAAGAAGCGCTCCCTGGAGGAGAAAGTCGCCAAGATTGGGGAAGTTCAGAAAAACATCGCGGAGCTTGAAAAAGAGGAGAAATCCCTCCGGAAGGACTACGAGGAGCTGAAGCGGAAGAACGGCCTCTACCAGCGTGCCCTCCAGCTGAAGGCCGAGGCTGAGAGGTACAGGAACGAGCTTGAGAAGGCCGGTACCACGCCGGAGAAGCTCGAAGAGGATCTAAAAGCCATCGAGAAGGCGAAAGAAGAACTAGAAAACCTCCAGGAAGAAATGACAAGGATAAGGGAGGATATCGCGAGCCTCAGCGGACTGAAGGAGAGCCTTCTGGAGAACCTCTCGAAGCTTGAGGGTGCCAAGGTCTGCCCGCTCTGTAAGAGGCCCATCGAGGAGCACGATGAGGAAGAGATAAGGGCCGAGTACGACGCCGAAATAAGCTCCATCGAGAGGAAGCTGGAGAAGCTCTCGAAGGAGCTGACAAAGTTAAGGGAGAGGGAACCGAAGCTCAGGGAGACAATCAGGAAGGAGTCGAAGCTCATAAGGCTGAAGAAGACCGCCGATCTGCTGAAGGAAGTCGAGGAGAAGCTCTCAAGGTACGATTTAGCGGAGCTTGAGAAGGCCGCTGAGGAGTTCGAGAATGCGAAGGCGAGGCTCATCGAGATAAAGAGGGAACTCAGACACCTCCGGGAGGAGCTTGAGGAGCTGAAGGAGGCCAAATCAGAGCTTGAACGGATAGAGAAGCGGCTCGCAGAGATTGAGGAAAAGAAGAAGGGCATAGGGGAGAATCTAAAGAAGGAAGGGTTCGGCTCTTTTAATGAGGTCGAGGAACGCCTTAAAGAGCTAGAGCCGTCCTACCGCGAGTACCTGTCTCTGAAGGACGTCCCGGTACAGCTCGAGAGAGCCAGGAAAAAGCTCTCCGTCCTTGAGAGGAAGCTCGATGAGAGCATCAAGGCCCTAGGAAAACTGGAGAAAGAATCCGAGGGACTGGAGAAGGATATAAAGAGGCTCTCGAAGGAGTTCTCGGAAGAAGCTTATGGAGAAGCCGAA
This window of the Thermococcus siculi genome carries:
- a CDS encoding ATP-binding protein, translated to MDERILTSLIATSRRVMAWARKFPRKRFLFEELKSIDEEYYVGVKGIRGVGKTVLLLQLANETERSVYFSADSTLIKPFSLYEIVKALAEMGYRNVFVDEIHRKPNWADDLKSLYDEHEVRVFFSGSSAIDLVHFGADLSRRVVLKELPPASFREWLNIKRSLDVPSYTLKEVLSKAFDLTNMYAELYPLWREYMREGGVLYPRSGFYDALDNSLRKVILEDLSALREVSVKYETDAFKLLYIIARSAPFEANYSRIARALEVSKNMAIRLVEDLSRAGLLISLNSCESPRKEPKLYLTVPLREFFARKGFEVHRGALREEFFVNHLRHYGLCYLKGKRGEKTADFRVGEWVVEVGGEGKGRYQRPDYIAVDGLVTGKGRVPLFLFGLVY
- a CDS encoding metallophosphoesterase family protein, producing MKFAHIADVHLGREQFNQPFRYDDYLKVFREAIERAVKERVDFILIAGDLFHVSRPSPRTIRDAIEVLELPRQKGIPVFAIEGNHDKTIRETSVFDLLEHLGLLHTVGLRREPGKGEFIKSKRLSENRYLVWGQVGDVEIHGLRHHTRWQLIRNDGAVNVLKALFKGRKGILMLHQAVDYLAKDTPYQDAFDLKLSELPDGFSYYALGHIHVHRVAEPSQTGLSGPIVYPGSLERTEVREASHIIRYSSRDKKPKIMESRDGPKGFYIVEDFQPEFVEVDARPFYSVRVEGNSKSELRKKVEEAASLIPKDAIAVVTLEGTIKGGVSLAEFNDLLKDYGLRYYTFRSRVVGEAVISKEKLSEEELFTDWERELLIHLRVPPKEFSEGLTEFVSWLMERYEKGIPESTPKKVPEAQKEEEKAEPVKTGRKEAGKPKTEKKPVKREESQNKEKEKPKPNEDKALKKPKPIPKPKNPSSLDAWLRRGRP
- a CDS encoding dihydropteroate synthase-like protein, yielding MEKPRRILLVTGRLAEPLVRKYGKGCDVFVTPVSVAAFLTPELIARYLKKAGIKSDAYDLILIPGLVRGSAQLIEDELGIPAFKGPRNAMDLPQVLKALEKGFKLSKEVPADDLFSVDALKRVEDIRNRTRNRNYIEKALKKPWNVLIGNLPVGRDFPARILGEVVDAPKLGVEKTLEKALYYLREGADIIDIGMVAGETNLDFVEEIPEIRERLREEGFDVPISFDSLNTSEIERALDYADLFLSVDEGNLEGLVTEKPVVLIPTNQKEGYFPTKPSERVAFLEKLKEKAIDLGYETIIPDLILEHVPHLARSVTAFQLYRERNPEDVLLAGVGNVVELYDADSVGMNALLAGIARELSINLLLTTEVSAKAKGSVRELRRAADMNLFDIPKDLGFDLLILKEKREAEWHFEPAEEIVEAREKIVELEPVYFRIWVKEGRIWVNAHRRTEAVLTIVGDEPNAIIDTILEHFEIDPRHAFYLGRELERAYTALKLRRSYVQEVELFGEFYRGQKWS
- a CDS encoding ATP-binding protein, whose amino-acid sequence is MEARDKPVGIVFGESTTDHFTFIVNPKNELPRFGEFLIARNRDGDEVLALLKSIRNINWLMDAGRGSYDYVEKTVNVFSKGVLDKSEAILATAKVLGVLRRSDGEFLAKPAPNRVPIKPGEKVYLARDEDLERIFSQGHVKLGRLIARDNVEVNLDANKLVSRHFAVLAVTGAGKSNTIAVLTKELVSNVNATVVILDPHGEYQRLSWPGARVNPIKATIDPGRIRLSEFATLLGIAENASLQRRFLGLVYRTVREEMRRKGKVVGGMDFIHEMEEKIEEWIRIYENSESKEERVIYYYDDKGIKVPRKIQQRDLEALIRLKDYLGELRANFGEFISPVNVLSEIRPGMVNVIDLSGMEEEQMITLASFVLRGILKNRIDYVKGVRTNDRNLVREVSERYPALTKPVLVIVEEAHIFAPRGEKNQATLWLGKIAREGRKFGVGLGIVSQRPKKLDDDILSQTNTKIILKLVEPNDQRYVQQASEQISEDLLGDIASLGVGEAVIVGYAITIPAMVKIYSFEKDMNGHYGGGDIDIVGEWLEGREDEEEVTEEEAIAELPL
- a CDS encoding ATP-binding protein, with protein sequence MPITFIDREKELTFMESLWNRDNSFLPIYGRRRVGKTRLVKEFIGGKPSVYYLARNSTYRDNLLEFSRVVLERYPSPYLTPSSFSSFADVFKYLSERGKLVVVIDEFPYLIQSDKRVLSEFQYIVDEVVRSSKMHLILVGSSVGMMEEHVLSQKSPLYGRRDGQIRLQPLDFFSSWKLLGVDVEEVVKIYGVTGGIPAYLLLFKRFEDVKDVSFTKRGFLYAEGDFLLSSELREPRVYKLILKAVAEGRRRFNEISNFTGIPRSNLFKYVEVLERLGFLRREVPVTASPKTKNTRYAIADNYMAFYFRFVERYRNEVELESLDFWGEFLEDYNRYLGGVFEGVSKEFLLGLNKAEKLPFRFTKIGRWWHKEEEIDLVALNERERKALFVEVKWKELSERESRGILRDLERKAEMVGLNGWSKEYGLIAKRLEGKENLREEGFLAWDLRDFGEAAQ
- the dapA gene encoding 4-hydroxy-tetrahydrodipicolinate synthase translates to MPMLEGVFVPHVTPFDGDENINEPVLREIVHYFISSGLNGLVSLGSNGEFPYLSFEEKLRVVEIVREEAPSKIPVIAGATENSTREVLRLGKALLDLGVDVLLVGPPYYFKPSPDELFAHYSTLADELDGKILLYNVPKFAGLNIPIEVIERLAEEHSNIVGIKDSGSNMGRICELVRRLGDRFTILAGTADVMYPSWVLGAHGAVVAVANVAPELCAELWRAFKEENHEKARELQLRVNLVNEVVVKRYNQISAIKAAMEMRGLSVDRPRLPSLSLDEKALEDIREALRTAGVL